CACGGGCCGCGGCGCGCCTATAGAAATAACCACAGCGCCTTTCCTAAGCTCGGCGCCTTTGACTATTGGAACCGTCGACGTGGTAGCCACTATCAACAAATCGCTCTTTAACACGTCAGACAGCGAAGTGGAAGTTGCGCCGTATCTCTTCCCCATCTCGGCGGCTTTTTCATGTGCGACGTCGAATATTTTAAACCGGGCCGCTGGGTACAGCGCCTTGAATATGCGTAGGTGGTACTCGCCCTGCGTACCCGCCCCCACAATGCCGACCGTGCTGGGCTCGGCGCCAAGGGCCCTGGCCGCTACGCCGCTGGCGGCGGCTGTCCTCCACCCCGTCAGCTGGGTCCCATTTATCAACGCCAGAGGGGCGCCGGACTCTGGGTCGAATACGGCAACCACAGCCTTAACTCTGGGGGTGGCCTTGGGATATATGCCGACGATCTTCACAGCTATCCCAGCGCCCGCCATGTATCCAACCATCGGGGCGAACCACGTGTCGCCTACAGTCAACGCCTGCCTCGGCAGGAACTTCACCTCGGCGAAGTAGCCCGCCCTAATCGCCTCAACTGCCTCCCTAGGATCAACAAGGAAGTCGATATTTGGGAGAAGCAACACAGAAATGAAGGAGGTTCTCTTTTTAAATTTTGTTAAGTATATAAGCAAAGGATATAGAGGCGATGGCGAGGAACGCAAATACAATTAGGGGGTGATTAGCCAGCGGTAGCCATTCAAGATTCATGCCATAGAAGCTAGTTATGACTAACGCGGGAAGGGCTATTGTGCCGAGCCAAGTCAGCTTCTTCATAGATTCGTTTAGCGAAAGCTGAACCACGGTGGCGTGGAGGAGTCTTATGTCTCTCGCATATCTCCTAAGCATAAGCGCCCTCCTCCTCAGATACCTCGAGTAGTTGGCTTGGCGGTGGGCGATTAAGCCTCTTCTATACAGCTCGTCTCCCAGCTGGTG
The sequence above is drawn from the Pyrobaculum ferrireducens genome and encodes:
- a CDS encoding ornithine cyclodeaminase family protein, translated to MLLLPNIDFLVDPREAVEAIRAGYFAEVKFLPRQALTVGDTWFAPMVGYMAGAGIAVKIVGIYPKATPRVKAVVAVFDPESGAPLALINGTQLTGWRTAAASGVAARALGAEPSTVGIVGAGTQGEYHLRIFKALYPAARFKIFDVAHEKAAEMGKRYGATSTSLSDVLKSDLLIVATTSTVPIVKGAELRKGAVVISIGAPRPVREIDEDVKKMAGCMLVDNPHAAEETDDVGPTWVYVGDYLKGARCNFGEVRVYKSVGNPLFDVAFANYVLEKAKKLGVGVEVRWD
- a CDS encoding CorA family divalent cation transporter, whose amino-acid sequence is MAYIYDEGEHTVVHIPIVSLKEGEVVEEAVEFVVDKGGRVVKGPLASLQEAYHKALESLSHALSQTETLLDGLEYKLEMEEPVKPGELYAASYMAHALYYYAALLHQLGDELYRRGLIAHRQANYSRYLRRRALMLRRYARDIRLLHATVVQLSLNESMKKLTWLGTIALPALVITSFYGMNLEWLPLANHPLIVFAFLAIASISFAYILNKI